The Siniperca chuatsi isolate FFG_IHB_CAS linkage group LG9, ASM2008510v1, whole genome shotgun sequence genome includes a region encoding these proteins:
- the LOC122881404 gene encoding uncharacterized protein LOC122881404 isoform X11 translates to MATMTTEASAVSEADTEGKQKASSAEPEPENKQKPVVAVSEPEEKQSSKKAQERASEPGPAEVATSPEEEQLKPRTRTSAGKGLSRLFSSFLKRRSQCSEGEGFEAEKAGEEKADKEEKADKAEKEKEEDVISEEKKAKVEEVKSEVKEVKKKEEKVEQKEEKKKEEEKVEKKGSKKKKKEAKKKAEKKDEEKVKQDEEKKEEEKVKKEEEQKEEEKPQQTVEKGEEKLETKEEEKKETAEAKDKGAEAGKKESKEEENVDKRVAKKKEKEEKVKKKEEEKAKRKAEEEERVKKREEEKAKKKEEEKAREAEKAKKKEEEKAKKKEEEKTKPKEEEKGKEEVKKKEKEKEEEKTEEKQNKEEEKGKKKEKGKHKGKKEEKEVKGPSEEQVKAPIAAPEPELKTEPDTEQAPDQQSISSGETQPPQEEDKEEAAIEKEPEVVEEAKEDTEKKEEEPAEQEKEAKGEEKAKEEVKKKPEKEKKTEKKAEEAKGSKRQKTMQCKVTLLDDTLFECELDKHAKAQELLTKVCDHVNLLEKDYFGLAHWETPTNKTWLEATKEIRKQVSGAVYEFTFNVKFYPPDPAQLTEDLTRYFLCVQLRKDIMSGVLPCSFVTLSLLGSYAAQSELGEYDPELHGTDYVKDLSLAPGQSKELEEKVMELHRTYRSMSPAQADMLFLENAKKLAMYGVDLHQAKDLDGVDITLGVCSSGLMVYKDKLRINRFPWPKVLKISYKRSSFFIKIRPSEQEQYESTIGFKLPNYKASKKLWKVCVEHHTFFRVPTVEPPSSRRFLVLGSKFRYSGRTQAQTRQASSMIDRPAPRFTRSASKRLSRNLDGAGDETLQLLQQLSASTRSEFDDWSLMLASDKPQPSPEFSARGKSEQTFIQSWEEGQSVHTDAVPWQDTETGSTCSQTITQTASQPWQKLASDEQSRKEDEWSTLLHRHPPFPFVPAFDYVKQPAKLSLAKISSMDRLLQPAPTQQDDWFLYFDRVFSLSSLECVDKPSSPLAQFQLQEKDEQGMHVAEQELPREKVIERLQETVILVDMLKEADFLEKRLREVKDLEERLQEVGEMAERLQEVIEEELGKEELDKLREEEGDLEQEERIQVEGIIETVLKKSVRRIEAKEDEVDELEEQIKQVFLKGLLPEEEEAEVMQESEKEVTDESLLDDSLREKLSQIEKEWQDEVKEKMSDVTSASSVIPYQKVERRTKKRVTIAEERGQKQEEMEDVQVQAGVMSEERLGKEGTWRKTEILENITGRKERLRAEDPSQVANKDVWFTLFDRPPYKAVSKPPDSVESWLMEKLTVTTVERAQVDEGLYFTSTTEITTVEEKTEIIVEDRKIREEEVWRVPEIPPPQTITERDDDWFVLLDVIPREMPYVPPVTLKGRDPVDAETLVTVVGTAVDEEIREVVAEERKITEEAPRHLQEIPQQPVTERDDWFVLLDVVSRETSYVPPVAVAERVEVSPEECVSPVEVTTVEQRERRVEVVVEDTEIKEVLSEKQVVALPQAVREIEDDWFVLLDVPTRKPLFVPPVTVAECVQVYPEESISTVAQTITVESRKEVVFEETVVQKEDKKLPKQIIPEQKISQPVREIRERDDDCFLLLDVVPRETAYVPPVAVVERIVDVAATEPKPKFILEDVRPPVKSVEIKPPHPRQVDDDWFVLLDVAEKAQVAVDERIHVHPEVRPAKEFAAIEQRAQQRITIVEEMWQQEKAVQQKPRPAVREVEDDWFILLDVATKKSVTVPERIQFPAEVRAPTAVAKTRIAISERRPQFEKRIQEERSLLTDIHVNDDWFVLLDVGLKESVVSTQRGTRPVSAPVFSQAALAEAGIPMAPFDQPQTSTPIKTGRKEEKKLEVTVEAVEPSKIEAVAEVKPAVWRDQREVDSSLISTVNGDIQHESEVMSTEVVRMRKKRAKKIEGDSIYIRHSLLMLEEYNKPQEDLLKHHASISELKRNFMESVPEQRPSEWDKRLSTHSPFRTLGINGQPLPSADGPPLVQTQTVTITAVSNSIPSGISTTEVPVVPTKTFIYESSKVTDDGTDDKDSSTVSSSKTVTSEATSGTTVTTTTTHISKVVKGGSSETRVEKRIVITADSDIDQDKEKVGGASAL, encoded by the exons A TGGCTACCATGACAACAGAGGCAAGTGCAGTGAGCGAGGCAGACACTGAGGGCAAGCAGAAGGCCAGCAGTGCCGAACCCGAACCAGAGAACAAGCAGAAGCCAGTGGTAGCAGTGTCCGAGCCGGAGGAGAAGCAGTCGAGCAAGAAGGCCCAGGAGCGTGCCTCTGAGCCTGGGCCTGCTGAAGTAGCTACCTCCcctgaggaggagcagctgaagCCTCGTACCCGGACCTCTGCTGGCAAAGGCCTGTCTcgcctcttctcctctttcctcaaACGTCGCTCGCAGTGCTCCGAGGGAGAGGGGTTTGAGGCAGAGAAAGCCGGGGAGGAAAAGgcagacaaagaggaaaaagcTGACAAGGcagaaaaggagaaggaggaagacgTGATAAGTGAAGAGAAGAAGGCTAAGGTAGAAGAGGTCAAATCTGAGGtaaaagaagtgaaaaagaaagaagagaaagtagaacaaaaagaggagaaaaagaaagaggaagaaaaagttgAGAAGAAGggcagtaaaaagaaaaagaaagaagctaagaagaaagcagagaaaaaggaTGAGGAGAAAGTGAAACAGGACgaggagaaaaaggaagaggaaaaggtgaaaaaggaagaggagcaaaaggaggaggagaaaccACAGCAGACTGTAGAAAAGGGGGAGGAAAAATTggagacaaaagaagaagaaaagaaggagaCTGCTGAAGCTAAAGACAAGGGGGCAGAAGCCggaaagaaagagagtaaaGAGGAGGAAAACGTTGACAAGAGGGttgcaaagaaaaaagaaaaggaggaaaaggtaaagaagaaggaggaggaaaaagcaaagaggaaagcagaggaagaagaaagggtaaagaagagagaagaagagaaagcaaagaagaaagaagaagaaaaggcacGAGAGGCCGAAAAggcaaagaagaaagaagaggaaaaagccaaaaagaaggaagaggagaagacgAAAccgaaagaagaggagaaggggaaagaagaggtaaagaagaaagagaaggaaaaggaggaagaaaagacagaagaaaagcaaaacaaggaagaggaaaaagggaagaaaaaagagaaggggaagcacaaaggaaagaaggaggagaaggaagtgAAAGGGCCAAGTGAGGAGCAGGTGAAAGCACCGATTGCTGCTCCAGAGCCTGAGCTTAAAACTGAGCCAGACACTGAACAGGCTCCTGATCAGCAGTCGATAAGCAGCGGAGAGACGCAG CCACCTCAAGAGGAAGACAAGGAAGAAGCTGCGATAGAGAAGGAGCCTGAAGTAGTGGAAGAAGCGAAGGAGGACAccgagaagaaagaggaagaaccAGCAGAACAGGAGAAAGAAGccaaaggagaggagaaggcaaaggaggaggtgaagaagaagcctgagaaagaaaagaagaccGAGAAGAAGGCAGAAGAGGCTAAAGGCTCCAAACGTCAGAAAACTATGCAATGCAAAGTCACCTTACTGGACGACACTCTGTTTGAGTGTGAGCTTGAT AAACATGCTAAAGCCCAAGAACTTTTAACAAAGGTGTGTGACCACGTCAACCTGCTGGAGAAAGATTATTTTGGCTTGGCTCACTGGGAAACACCAACCAACAAG ACGTGGTTGGAAGCCACCAAAGAGATCCGGAAACAGGTTTCAGGGGCTGTGTATGAGTTTACATTCAACGTGAAGTTCTACCCTCCTGATCCAGCGCAGCTTACTGAAGACCTCACCAG GTACTTTCTGTGTGTCCAGCTGAGGAAGGACAttatgtctggtgttcttccctGTTCCTTTGTCACACTGTCCCTGCTGGGCTCCTACGCAGCCCAGTCAGAGCTTGGAGAGTATGACCCAGAGCTGCATGGAACAGACTATGTTAAGGATCTGAGCCTGGCCCCCGGACAGAGCAAGGAGCTGGAGGAAAAGGTGATGGAGCTGCACCGCACATACAG GTCAATGAGTCCAGCCCAAGCAGACATGTTGTTTCTGGAAAATGCCAAGAAACTCGCCATGTATGGAGTTGACCTGCACCAAGCCAAG GATCTTGATGGGGTCGACATTACACTGGGGGTTTGCTCTAGTGGTCTGATGGTTTACAAGGACAAGCTGAGGATCAACCGTTTTCCTTGGCCCAAAGTGCTTAAGATCTCTTACAAACGCAGCAGCTTCTTTATCAAAATCAGGCCATCAGAG CAAGAGCAGTATGAAAGCACAATTGGCTTTAAACTGCCGAACTACAAAGCCTCGAAGAAGCTGTGGAAAGTTTGTGTTGAACACCATACCTTCTTCAG GGTTCCAACAGTAGAGCCCCCCTCATCACGTCGCTTCCTCGTCTTGGGCTCGAAGTTCCGGTACAGCGGACGTACTCAGGCCCAGACCCGCCAGGCCAGCTCCATGATTGACCGCCCAGCCCCTCGCTTCACACGCTCTGCGAGCAAGAGGCTGTCCCGTAACCTAGATGGAG CTGGAGATGAAACTCTCCAGCTCCTGCAACAACTCTCAGCATCAACCAGGTCTGAGTTTGATGATTGGTCGCTGATGCTGGCATCTGACAAACCCCAGCCTTCTCCTGAATTCTCAG CCAGAGGGAAGTCTGAGCAGACTTTCATTCAGTCCTGGGAGGAGGGGCAGTCTGTTCACACAGACGCAGTACCCTGGCAGGACACTGAGACTGGGTCGACTTGCTCTCAAACCATCACCCAGACAGCCAGTCAGCCGTGGCAAAAGCTGGCATCTGATGAGCAGAGCAGAAAGGAAGATGAGTGGTCCACCCTGCTCCATCGTCATCCTCCTTTTCCCTTTGTCCCAGCTTTTGATTATGTGAAACAGCCAG CTAAGCTCAGCTTGGCAAAAATTAGCTCTATGGACAGGCTATTGCAACCAGCACCAACACAGCAAGATGATTGGTTCCTTTACTTTGACCGAGTCTTCAGCCTATCCTCGCTTGAGTGTGTTGACAAGCCAT CCTCTCCTCTAGCTCAGTTCCAGCTCCAGGAGAAGGATGAGCAGGGCATGCATGTGGCAGAGCAGGAACTGCCCAGAGAAAAGGTCATTGAGAGGCTGCAGGAAACTGTGATCTTGGTAGACATGCTGAAAGAGGCGGATTTTTTGGAAAAGAGGCTGAGGGAAGTGAAGGATTTAGAGGAGAGGCTCCAAGAAGTGGGTGAAATGGCAGAGAGACTTCAGGAAGTAATAGAAGAGGAACTGGGTAAGGAAGAGCTAGATAAGttaagagaggaagagggagattTGGAGCAGGAAGAACGAATACAAGTTGAAGGTATAATAGAAACAGTGCTGAAGAAATCTGTGAGGAGAATAGAGGCAAAAGAGGATGAAGTGGATGAACTGGAAGAGCAGATTAAGCAGGTGTTTTTAAAAGGCTTGTTGCCGGAAGAGGAAGAGGCCGAGGTGATGCAGGAGAGCGAAAAAGAGGTGACAGACGAGAGTCTGCTAGATGATAGCTTGAGAGAGAAGCTTAGCCAGATAGAAAAGGAATGGCAAGACGAGGTGAAGGAGAAGATGTCAGATGTCACCAGTGCCAGTTCTGTAATACCATACCAGAAGGTTGAGCGTAGGACTAAGAAGAGAGTGACTATTGCAGAAGAGAGAGGGCAGAAGCAAGAAGAAATGGAAGATGTGCAGGTACAAGCTGGTGTAATGTCAGAGGAGAGGCTAGGTAAAGAGGGGACATGGCGTAAGACAGAAATACTGGAGAACATAACCGGGAGAAAAGAGAGGCTTCGGGCTGAGGATCCATCTCAGGTGGCAAATAAAGATGTCTGGTTTACACTTTTTGACCGCCCTCCATACAAAGCTGTTTCCAAACCACcag ATTCAGTGGAAAGCTGGTTAATGGAGAAGTTAACAG TTACCACTGTGGAACGTGCTCAGGTGGATGAAGGCTTGTATTTCACCTCCACAACTGAGATTACAACAGTtgaggagaaaacagagatTATAGtagaagacagaaaaataagagaagAGGAAGTATGGCGTGTACCAGAGATCCCACCACCACAGACCATCACAGAAAGAGATGATGACTGGTTTGTGTTGCTGGATGTTATTCCTCGCGAAATGCCTTATGTACCACCAG TTACGTTGAAAGGAAGAGACCCAGTGGATGCAGAAACTTTGGTCACTGTGGTTGGAACTGCAGTCGATGAGGAGATTAGAGAAGTAGTagctgaagagagaaagataacAGAAGAGGCACCAAGACATCTACAAGAAATCCCACAACAgccagtgacagaaagagatgaCTGGTTTGTGTTGCTGGATGTTGTTTCCAGAGAAACATCATATGTACCACCAG TTGCTGTTGCAGAGCGTGTAGAAGTGTCTCCAGAAGAATGTGTCTCACCGGTTGAAGTAACAACTGttgagcagagagaaagaagagtggAGGTTGTGGTAGaagacacagaaataaaagaagTGCTGAGTGAAAAGCAAGTAGTAGCACTGCCACAGGCTGTGAGAGAGATAGAAGATGACTGGTTTGTGCTGCTGGATGTTCCCACTAGAAAACCATTATTTGTGCCACCAG TTACTGTGGCTGAGTGCGTTCAGGTTTATCCTGAAGAAAGCATTTCTACTGTTGCCCAAACAATAACAGTAGAGTCCAGGAAGGAGGTTGTATTTGAAGAGACTGTGGTGCAGAAGGAGGACAAGAAGCTTCCCAAGCAAATTATTCCAGAGCAGAAAATATCCCAGCCAGTCAGAGAaatcagagaaagagatgaTGACTGTTTTCTTCTGCTGGATGTTGTTCCCAGAGAAACTGCCTATGTGCCTCCAG TTGCTGTGGTTGAGCGTATTGTGGATGTGGCAGCCACTGAACCAAAACCAAAATTCATCCTGGAAGACGTGAGGCCACCTGTGAAGTCGGTGGAGATTAAACCACCACATCCAAGACAAGTGGATGATGACTGGTTTGTGCTGCTAGATGTTGCAGAAAAAGCACAAG TGGCTGTGGACGAACGTATCCATGTGCATCCTGAAGTGAGACCAGCTAAAGAGTTTGCTGCCAtagagcagagagcacagcagAGAATTACTATAGTGGAGGAGATGTGGCAGCAGGAGAAGGCGGTACAGCAGAAACCGCGTCCAGCAGTGAGAGAGGTGGAAGATGATTGGTTTATTCTTCTGGATGTGGCCACTAAGAAATCAG TCACTGTCCCTGAGCGCATCCAGTTCCCAGCAGAGGTGAGAGCTCCAACTGCTGTGGCCAAAACAAGGATTGCTATTTCCGAGAGGAGACCACAGTTTGAGAAACGGATCCAGGAGGAAAGAAGTCTGCTCACAGATATACATGTCAATGATGATTGGTTTGTTCTACTAGATGTTGGCCTCAAAGAGTCAG TGGTGAGCACACAGAGGGGCACTCGTCCTGTCAGTGCTCCGGTCTTCTCCCAGGCTGCTCTGGCAGAGGCAGGGATCCCCATGGCCCCTTTCGATCAGCCCCAGACCTCCACTCCGATCAAGACCGGCcgcaaagaggaaaaaaagctgGAGGTCACTGTAGAAGCTGTGGAGCCCTCAAAAATCGAGGCTGTGGCTGAGGTCAAG CCAGCAGTGTGGAGGGACCAGAGAGAAGTAGACTCTTCACTGATATCCACCGTCAATGGGGACATTCAG CACGAGTCTGAGGTGATGAGCACGGAGGTGGTGCGAATGCGAAAG aaAAGAGCTAAGAAAATTGAGGGTGACTCAATTTATATCAGACATAGCCTTTTAATGTTGGAG GAGTACAATAAGCCTCAGGAGGACTTGCTCAAGCATCATGCCAGTATCAGTGAGCTGAAGAGGAACTTCATGGAATCCGTCCCAGAGCAGAGGCCCAGTGAGTGGGACAAGCGCCTGTCCACACACTCTCCGTTCCGCACCCTGGGTATCAATGGTCAGCCTCTGCCTAGTGCAGATGGG